One stretch of Schlesneria sp. DSM 10557 DNA includes these proteins:
- the cysC gene encoding adenylyl-sulfate kinase, which yields MTEQKATNVTWHAHAVSKEDRCKLNGHKGAVLWFTGLSACGKSTIANAVDHKLHKLGKRTFVLDGDNIRMGLNKNLGFSAEDRAENIRRIGEVAKLFASAGTIALTAFISPYRADRDKVREILPGEFIEVFVDASLETCEKRDPKGLYKKARAGEIKNFTGISDPYEAPEKPELVLDSNSKNIDELADEVIAYLEKNGFLSI from the coding sequence ATGACCGAGCAGAAGGCCACTAACGTTACCTGGCACGCACACGCAGTTTCGAAGGAAGATCGTTGCAAATTGAATGGCCACAAGGGGGCCGTCCTGTGGTTCACTGGACTTTCTGCCTGTGGAAAAAGCACCATTGCGAATGCCGTTGACCACAAATTGCACAAGTTGGGCAAGCGAACCTTCGTTCTCGACGGCGACAACATCCGTATGGGCCTGAACAAGAACCTTGGTTTTTCGGCAGAAGATCGCGCCGAAAACATTCGCCGCATCGGCGAAGTCGCCAAGCTGTTCGCTTCAGCGGGAACGATCGCACTGACCGCGTTCATTTCGCCTTACCGCGCTGACCGCGATAAGGTTCGCGAAATTCTCCCCGGCGAATTCATCGAAGTCTTTGTCGACGCTTCGCTGGAAACCTGTGAAAAACGGGACCCGAAGGGCCTGTACAAAAAGGCACGAGCCGGCGAGATCAAGAATTTCACCGGGATCTCCGATCCTTACGAAGCCCCCGAAAAGCCAGAACTCGTCCTGGATTCGAACAGCAAGAACATCGACGAACTGGCGGACGAAGTCATCGCCTACCTCGAAAAGAACGGCTTCCTGTCAATCTAA
- a CDS encoding 3-deoxy-7-phosphoheptulonate synthase, whose translation MTDSSPVQPLQDVHISETIPLVSPRYLKQEETISDVAVRTVIDARESIKRILLGEESRMIAVVGPCSIHDHVAALEYARRLKGLADRVKDQILVVMRVYFEKPRTTVGWKGLINDPHLNDTFDIATGLRIGRRILLEVANMGLPAATELLEPITPQYIADLISLTAIGARTTESPTHRQMASGLSMPVGFKNGTDGSLQVAIDAMLAARSQHSFLGIDADGQTCIVNTKGNPWGFLILRGGRSGPNYGAESLADSLSRLNAAKLHPRLMVDCSHANSNKDYLLQHVCWDACLKQRLAGNKNIVGLMLESNLFPGNQALNSDLKSLKYGVSITDGCIGWEETERLILNAHEQLSAAS comes from the coding sequence ATGACCGATTCTTCTCCTGTTCAACCCCTGCAAGACGTCCATATCAGCGAAACGATCCCGCTTGTATCCCCGCGATATCTCAAGCAAGAAGAGACCATTTCCGATGTCGCCGTCAGGACGGTGATCGACGCGCGCGAATCGATCAAGCGAATCCTGCTCGGTGAAGAGTCGCGAATGATCGCCGTCGTGGGACCGTGCTCGATTCATGATCATGTCGCGGCCCTGGAATATGCCCGCCGACTCAAAGGACTGGCTGACCGCGTCAAAGACCAGATTCTGGTGGTCATGCGGGTTTACTTTGAGAAACCACGCACGACCGTCGGCTGGAAGGGATTGATCAACGATCCCCACCTGAATGACACGTTCGATATTGCGACGGGACTAAGAATCGGTCGACGTATCCTGCTGGAAGTCGCCAATATGGGACTTCCAGCCGCGACGGAACTACTGGAACCGATCACACCTCAGTACATCGCCGACTTGATCTCATTGACCGCGATCGGCGCTCGAACCACCGAATCACCGACCCATCGGCAGATGGCCAGCGGCCTGTCAATGCCGGTCGGGTTCAAGAACGGCACCGACGGCAGCTTGCAGGTCGCAATCGACGCGATGCTCGCCGCTCGTTCCCAGCACAGTTTCCTGGGCATCGACGCTGACGGACAAACGTGCATCGTGAATACCAAGGGGAATCCCTGGGGCTTCCTGATTCTGCGGGGGGGACGATCGGGGCCGAATTACGGGGCCGAGAGTCTGGCTGACAGCCTGAGCCGGCTGAATGCGGCGAAGCTCCATCCGCGCCTGATGGTCGACTGCAGCCACGCCAATTCCAACAAGGATTACCTGTTGCAGCATGTCTGCTGGGATGCTTGCTTGAAGCAGCGTCTGGCAGGCAACAAAAATATCGTGGGACTGATGCTGGAAAGTAATCTGTTTCCAGGTAACCAGGCGCTGAACAGCGACCTGAAGTCGCTGAAGTACGGTGTGTCCATCACCGATGGCTGCATTGGTTGGGAAGAAACGGAGCGATTGATCCTGAACGCCCACGAACAGTTATCGGCCGCATCGTAG
- the fabG gene encoding 3-oxoacyl-ACP reductase FabG — MRSIDLSGKVALVTGSSQGLGLATATELHNAGASVVLNYFPDSAGVNQGLAEAAAKQLGERAIALPADVRDRGSLDVLFQKIVDRFQKIDIVVNNAAIIRDRTIRKMTDDEWSDVIDTNLTGVYNVCKVAQEKLAQNGRIVSMASISGEIGFYGQANYSSAKAGVIALTKVLSKELAPRGITVNAVAPGVVLTEMGKTIPNEVRDQMLVNIPLKRFGEPSEIASVILFLCSDLASYVTGQTIHVNGGWWG, encoded by the coding sequence ATGAGAAGCATCGATCTGTCCGGTAAAGTCGCCCTGGTGACCGGGTCCAGCCAGGGACTTGGGTTAGCCACCGCCACCGAACTTCATAATGCGGGAGCGTCGGTTGTGCTGAATTACTTCCCCGACTCGGCCGGGGTGAATCAGGGGCTGGCGGAAGCAGCCGCAAAACAGCTCGGCGAACGAGCCATCGCCCTGCCCGCGGATGTTCGCGACAGGGGATCGCTGGACGTTCTGTTTCAGAAGATCGTCGACCGTTTCCAGAAAATCGACATTGTCGTCAATAACGCAGCGATCATCCGTGACCGCACCATCCGCAAAATGACCGACGACGAATGGTCGGACGTCATCGATACAAATCTGACCGGGGTCTACAACGTCTGCAAAGTCGCCCAGGAGAAACTGGCCCAGAACGGTCGCATCGTCAGCATGGCCTCGATTTCAGGAGAGATTGGCTTCTACGGACAAGCGAATTACTCCTCCGCCAAGGCGGGTGTAATTGCCCTGACCAAGGTCCTGAGCAAAGAACTTGCCCCGCGAGGGATTACCGTGAACGCGGTCGCCCCCGGCGTCGTTCTGACAGAAATGGGAAAGACAATCCCCAACGAAGTTCGTGACCAGATGCTGGTCAACATCCCGCTGAAGCGGTTTGGCGAACCCTCTGAGATTGCGAGCGTAATCCTGTTCCTCTGCAGCGACCTGGCAAGCTATGTCACCGGGCAGACGATCCACGTCAATGGGGGCTGGTGGGGTTAA
- a CDS encoding acyl CoA:acetate/3-ketoacid CoA transferase: MDRIDTLLCTADAAVAQIPLGATVACGGFVGAAHPESLTAALERRFLETGTPRDLTLVYGAGQGDGKSRGLNHLGHAGLVKRVIGGHWGLVPRLGELALTNQIEAYNFPQGVICQLYRDIAAGRPGCVTHVGLGTFVDPVNGGGRLNARTSIPMVERVTLAGKEWLFYQSFPIHVGLIRATSADPYGNLYMEEEAVVGDVLPIAQAVRNSGGIVLAQVKQLLPAPLPPIQVRVPGILVDKVIVSSSEDHSQTFAEELNDAYFLPASADHAAERCAALGRLPHDERRIIAARACDELQPGAVANLGIGMPEGIARIAAERGLLARITLTVESGPIGGMPAGGLSFGASMHPQAIVDQPAQFDFYDGGGLDFAALGAAQIDCEGNVNVSRFGSKLAGAGGFINISQTAKRLVFCGTLTSGGLEVDVRDGQLIIVREGATRKFVKAVEQISFSGQISRQTGRDVLIVTERAVFRLTSAGLELIEAAPGIDIQTQILAHLDFRPVIRDVRPMPAYLFE; encoded by the coding sequence ATGGACCGGATCGACACACTTCTGTGTACTGCCGATGCTGCTGTAGCGCAAATTCCCCTGGGTGCGACCGTCGCCTGCGGGGGGTTTGTGGGGGCCGCGCATCCAGAGTCCCTGACCGCCGCTCTCGAACGCCGCTTTCTGGAGACCGGTACGCCCCGCGACCTGACCCTCGTGTACGGTGCCGGTCAGGGAGACGGAAAATCCCGCGGACTTAACCACCTCGGCCATGCGGGTCTGGTGAAGCGTGTCATTGGGGGACACTGGGGCCTTGTCCCCCGTCTGGGAGAACTGGCACTCACGAATCAGATCGAGGCCTATAACTTTCCGCAGGGGGTCATCTGCCAGCTCTATCGCGACATCGCTGCAGGTCGTCCAGGCTGCGTGACTCACGTGGGCCTCGGAACCTTCGTTGACCCGGTTAACGGAGGGGGTCGCCTGAACGCCAGGACGTCGATCCCGATGGTGGAGCGCGTCACACTGGCCGGGAAGGAATGGTTATTTTACCAATCCTTTCCAATCCATGTGGGGTTGATCCGAGCCACTTCCGCCGACCCCTATGGCAACCTGTACATGGAGGAGGAAGCGGTCGTTGGCGACGTGCTGCCGATCGCACAGGCAGTCCGAAACTCCGGCGGCATCGTGCTCGCGCAGGTGAAGCAACTTTTGCCTGCCCCATTGCCCCCGATTCAGGTGCGGGTACCGGGAATCCTTGTCGACAAGGTCATCGTTTCCAGCTCGGAAGATCACTCGCAAACATTCGCAGAAGAATTGAACGACGCCTATTTCCTGCCGGCGTCGGCGGATCATGCGGCAGAGCGATGTGCGGCACTGGGAAGGCTTCCTCACGATGAACGCCGGATCATTGCCGCGCGGGCCTGTGACGAACTTCAGCCCGGCGCCGTGGCCAACCTGGGAATCGGGATGCCCGAGGGCATTGCTCGAATCGCCGCTGAGCGAGGCCTGCTGGCCCGCATTACCCTCACCGTGGAGAGTGGCCCCATCGGCGGAATGCCAGCCGGGGGACTGAGCTTTGGTGCCTCAATGCACCCACAAGCCATTGTCGATCAACCCGCACAGTTCGACTTCTACGACGGCGGCGGACTCGACTTCGCCGCACTGGGAGCGGCGCAGATCGACTGCGAAGGGAATGTGAACGTCTCTCGATTCGGTTCCAAACTCGCCGGTGCCGGCGGCTTTATCAACATCTCACAAACGGCCAAACGGCTGGTCTTCTGCGGGACATTGACCTCCGGGGGTCTCGAAGTCGACGTCAGGGATGGCCAGCTGATCATCGTCCGCGAAGGTGCGACTCGCAAATTTGTTAAGGCTGTCGAACAGATCTCCTTCAGCGGCCAGATCTCGCGACAAACCGGAAGGGATGTGCTGATCGTCACCGAACGAGCGGTCTTCCGACTCACTTCGGCTGGACTGGAACTGATTGAAGCCGCACCGGGAATCGATATCCAAACGCAGATCCTCGCGCACCTTGACTTCCGTCCCGTCATCCGGGACGTTCGCCCGATGCCGGCTTATCTGTTTGAGTGA
- a CDS encoding HAMP domain-containing protein, whose translation MQAMVAFRDGDFTVRLPSDWLGTEARIAEAFNQTIAQKQRIAFEVARLSNTVGREGRLKQRMTLPGAIGEWAVEADSINNLIDDLVRPTTEIARTIGAVAKGDLGQSMELEVDGRSLKGEFLRSAQLVNTMIEQLSVFTSEVTRVAREVGTEGKLGGQAQVKGVSGVWKDLTDSVNQMAGNLTAQVRNIAEVTIAVATGDLSKKITVDVRGEILQLKEATNTMVDQLRSFASEVTRVAREVGTDGRLGGQAVVPGVAGTWKDLTDSVNAMATNLTAQVRNIATVTTAVARGDLSRKITVDVKGEILELKETINTMVDQLNGFSSEVTRVAREVGTEGKLGGQAVVPGVAGTWKDLTDSVNSMASNLTGQVRNIADVATAIAKGDLSSKITVEVKGEILALKNTMNTMVDQLNGFASEVTRVAREVGTEGKLGGQADVPGVAGTWKDLTDNVNFMASNLTGQVRNIAEVTTAVANGDLSKKITVDVRGEILELKNTINTMVDQLNGFASEVTRVAREVGTEGKLGGQAEVLGVAGTWKDLTDSVNAMATNLTSQVRNIAEVTTAVANGDLSKTITVDVRGEILELKNTINTMVDQLNGFAGEVTRVAREVGTEGKLGGQAQVPGVAGTWKDLTDNVNSMASNLTDQVRNIADVATAVANGDLSKKITVDVQGEILQLKETMNTMVEQLSAFASEVTRVAREVGTEGKLGGQAMVKGVAGTWKDLTDNVNSMANNLTSQVRNIADVTTAVARGDLSRKITVEVKGEILELKNTINTMVDQLNGFAAEVTRVAREVGTEGKLGGQAAVPGVAGTWKDLTDNVNFMASNLTGQVRNIAEVATAIAKGDLSSKITVEVKGEILALKNTLNTMVDQLNAFAGEVSRVAREVGTDGKLGGQAEVEGVAGTWKDLTDNVNSMASNLTNQVRNIAEVTIAVANGDLSKKITVDVRGEILELKETINTMVDQLRSFAAEVSRVAREVGTDGKLGGQAQVPGVAGTWKDLTDNVNSMASNLTGQVRNIADVSMAIARGDLSRKITVDVKGEILQLKETINTMVDQLSAFASEVTRVAREVGTEGKLGGQAVVPGVAGTWKDLTDNVNSMASNLTGQVRNIAEVTIAVANGDLSKKITADVRGEILQLKETINTMVEQLRSFASEVTRVAREVGTEGRLGVQAVVPGVAGTWKDLTDSVNTMGANLTAQVRNIAEVTTAVARGDLNRKITADVKGEILELKNTINTMVDQLNSFAGEVTRVAREVGTEGKLGGQAQVSGVGGTWKDLTDNVNFMASNLTEQVRGIVKVVTAVANGNLTQRLTVQAKGEVAALADTINNMTDTLATFADQVTNVAREVGVEGRLGGQAHVPGAAGTWKDLTGNVNLLAANLTTQVRAIAEVATAVTKGDLTRSIQVETRGEVAELKDNINTMISNLRETTQRNREQDWLKTNLAKFTGMLQGQRELSTVGQLLLMELAPLVDAHQGTIYHLTDHQGSSTLKLLSSYAHVGSRQFEAEIRPGSGLVGQCAVDKKRILLTNVPPDFISIHSSLGHAQHLSIIVLPVLFEGQTKAVIELATLQQFSAGSLAFLELLTQSIGAVFNTIEATMRTEGLLSQSQQLTVELQSRQSELQQTNRELGLKAKLLAEQNEEVERKNREVEQARRALEEKAEELALTSKYKSEFLANMSHELRTPLNSILILSQQLAGNSGGNLTPRQIEFSRNINSSGSDLLHLINDILDLSKIESGTVTVDVEEIPFAGLRDTIDRNFRHVAEAKNLPFNVHFSEDLPRSMDTDPKRLQQILKNLLSNAVKFTSHGHVEVGVRFATEGWSIDHPVLNSTQQVLAFSVEDTGIGVPPDKQRLIFEAFQQADAGTSRKYGGTGLGLAISRELAILLGGEIKLTSIHGQGSTFTLYLPLHYSGPANSPSPAATSNLVPDVAQSITVRPMVAEEHVEDDRKAIDEGDLIMLIIEDDPHYARILLGLARDKGFKGIVGNKGSLGLSLARQFNPTAISLDIFLPDMLGWTVLNQLKLDPVTRHIPVLVVSMEEERQHGLAHGAFACLVKSSTTEGLETAFDRIRHFISNTTKRLLIVEDNDIERQSIVDLLAHSDVEIVAAGSGGEAKAAIEEGSFDCMVLDLRLPDMSGFELLEYLQKQTPKPDIPVVVFTGKELSMEEQNRLKVMARSIILKDVQSPERLLDETALFLHRVVTDLPVEKRKMLERLHNSNEVLHHRKILVVDDDARNIFALTSLLENQEMDVLTATNGRAAIEMIRNTPDLSMVLMDIMMPEMDGYETMREIRKDPEFRTLPILALTAKAMKGDREKCLDAGASDYIAKPVNTDQLLSLLRVWLFR comes from the coding sequence ATGCAGGCGATGGTCGCCTTTCGGGATGGTGACTTTACCGTTCGATTGCCATCAGACTGGCTGGGAACGGAAGCTCGTATCGCTGAAGCGTTCAATCAAACAATTGCTCAGAAGCAGCGGATTGCGTTCGAAGTCGCACGACTGAGCAACACGGTTGGTCGCGAAGGACGCTTGAAGCAGCGAATGACGCTTCCGGGGGCGATTGGCGAATGGGCGGTGGAAGCCGACTCCATCAACAATCTGATTGACGATCTGGTGCGGCCCACGACCGAAATTGCCCGGACGATCGGTGCCGTCGCCAAGGGAGACCTCGGTCAGTCGATGGAACTGGAAGTCGACGGTCGGTCGCTCAAGGGAGAATTTCTTCGATCAGCACAACTCGTCAATACCATGATCGAGCAGCTATCCGTGTTCACCTCTGAGGTCACTCGTGTGGCTCGTGAGGTCGGGACTGAAGGAAAATTGGGGGGGCAAGCCCAAGTAAAGGGTGTCTCCGGTGTCTGGAAGGATCTGACGGATTCGGTCAACCAGATGGCAGGCAATCTGACTGCCCAGGTGCGGAATATCGCTGAAGTCACGATTGCCGTGGCAACAGGCGATCTCTCCAAAAAGATTACCGTGGACGTGCGCGGGGAAATTCTCCAGTTGAAAGAAGCCACCAACACCATGGTCGACCAGCTTCGTTCATTCGCTTCGGAAGTGACTCGTGTGGCTCGCGAGGTCGGGACCGACGGACGTCTGGGGGGACAGGCCGTTGTTCCAGGGGTCGCCGGGACGTGGAAAGATTTGACGGATTCTGTGAACGCCATGGCAACGAACCTGACGGCTCAGGTCCGTAACATTGCGACGGTGACCACCGCTGTCGCGCGGGGCGATCTATCGCGAAAGATTACCGTCGATGTGAAAGGGGAAATTCTCGAGCTGAAAGAAACGATCAACACGATGGTTGATCAGCTCAACGGGTTCTCCTCCGAAGTGACCCGCGTAGCGCGCGAAGTCGGTACAGAAGGGAAGCTGGGGGGGCAGGCGGTAGTGCCCGGGGTGGCCGGTACCTGGAAAGACCTGACCGACTCGGTGAACTCGATGGCATCGAACCTGACGGGCCAGGTCCGCAATATTGCCGATGTGGCAACGGCCATTGCCAAAGGGGATCTTTCCTCCAAAATCACCGTCGAAGTGAAGGGAGAGATCCTGGCGCTGAAAAACACCATGAACACCATGGTTGATCAGCTCAACGGCTTTGCTTCAGAAGTGACCCGCGTGGCGCGTGAAGTGGGAACCGAAGGGAAGCTGGGAGGGCAGGCCGATGTCCCTGGCGTAGCGGGGACTTGGAAAGACCTGACTGACAATGTCAACTTCATGGCCTCTAATCTGACGGGGCAGGTCCGCAATATCGCCGAAGTGACGACCGCCGTGGCCAATGGCGACCTCTCCAAAAAAATCACGGTAGATGTGCGAGGGGAAATTCTTGAGCTGAAAAACACCATTAACACCATGGTGGACCAGCTCAACGGGTTCGCATCAGAAGTGACCCGCGTAGCGCGCGAAGTCGGTACCGAAGGAAAACTGGGCGGTCAGGCCGAAGTGCTGGGGGTCGCCGGTACCTGGAAGGATCTCACCGATTCTGTCAACGCGATGGCGACGAACCTGACATCCCAGGTCCGTAACATTGCCGAAGTGACGACCGCCGTGGCGAACGGAGACCTCTCGAAGACCATCACCGTCGATGTGCGGGGAGAAATTCTTGAGCTGAAAAACACCATCAACACCATGGTGGACCAGCTCAACGGGTTTGCCGGTGAAGTGACACGTGTGGCGCGCGAAGTCGGTACCGAAGGCAAGCTGGGGGGACAAGCTCAGGTGCCGGGCGTCGCCGGGACGTGGAAGGACCTGACCGACAACGTGAACTCCATGGCCTCCAACCTGACCGACCAGGTTCGCAACATTGCGGATGTCGCGACGGCCGTGGCGAACGGGGACCTTTCGAAGAAGATTACCGTCGACGTGCAGGGCGAAATTCTACAGCTTAAAGAGACCATGAACACGATGGTCGAACAGCTTTCGGCGTTCGCTTCTGAAGTGACCCGTGTTGCTCGTGAGGTCGGTACGGAAGGAAAGCTGGGTGGTCAGGCGATGGTGAAAGGGGTTGCCGGTACCTGGAAGGACCTGACCGACAATGTGAATTCAATGGCCAATAACCTCACGTCACAAGTACGAAACATTGCCGATGTGACCACGGCCGTCGCCCGGGGCGATCTCAGTCGCAAGATCACCGTGGAAGTGAAAGGCGAAATTCTTGAGCTGAAGAACACGATCAACACGATGGTAGACCAGTTGAACGGGTTTGCCGCCGAAGTGACACGCGTGGCACGTGAGGTTGGCACGGAAGGGAAACTGGGGGGGCAGGCCGCGGTTCCCGGTGTCGCCGGCACCTGGAAAGACCTGACCGACAACGTGAATTTTATGGCGTCCAATCTGACCGGGCAGGTTCGCAATATTGCGGAAGTCGCCACGGCGATCGCCAAGGGAGACCTGTCGTCCAAGATTACGGTGGAAGTAAAAGGAGAAATCCTGGCACTCAAAAACACCTTGAACACCATGGTCGACCAGTTGAACGCGTTTGCGGGTGAAGTCAGCCGCGTGGCGCGCGAGGTCGGTACCGATGGGAAACTGGGTGGTCAGGCCGAAGTCGAAGGAGTTGCGGGAACGTGGAAAGACCTGACGGACAATGTGAATTCGATGGCGTCGAACCTCACCAATCAGGTCCGCAACATCGCAGAAGTGACCATTGCCGTCGCGAACGGTGACCTCTCGAAGAAGATTACCGTCGATGTGCGGGGTGAGATTCTGGAGCTGAAAGAAACCATCAACACCATGGTGGACCAGCTTCGATCGTTCGCAGCCGAGGTCAGTCGCGTCGCGCGTGAGGTGGGGACCGACGGGAAACTGGGAGGGCAAGCACAAGTTCCGGGCGTGGCCGGCACCTGGAAGGACCTAACTGACAACGTCAACTCTATGGCGTCGAACTTGACGGGGCAGGTCCGCAACATCGCCGATGTCTCGATGGCCATCGCCCGCGGAGATCTCAGCCGCAAGATCACGGTCGATGTAAAAGGAGAAATCCTGCAACTGAAGGAAACCATCAACACGATGGTCGATCAGTTGTCGGCGTTTGCTTCTGAAGTGACCCGAGTGGCTCGTGAAGTCGGTACGGAAGGAAAGCTGGGGGGCCAGGCCGTGGTGCCGGGAGTGGCGGGGACCTGGAAGGACCTGACCGATAACGTGAACTCCATGGCATCAAACCTGACGGGGCAGGTCCGCAATATCGCCGAAGTGACGATCGCTGTGGCGAATGGAGACCTGTCAAAGAAGATCACCGCGGACGTGCGGGGTGAGATTCTGCAATTGAAGGAAACCATCAATACGATGGTCGAGCAGCTTCGCTCGTTCGCCTCTGAAGTGACCCGCGTGGCGCGGGAAGTGGGAACCGAAGGACGGCTGGGCGTTCAGGCTGTTGTGCCCGGCGTTGCGGGAACCTGGAAGGACCTGACTGACTCGGTGAATACGATGGGGGCCAACCTGACCGCTCAGGTGCGAAACATCGCCGAAGTCACGACCGCCGTGGCGCGTGGTGACCTGAACCGAAAAATCACCGCCGACGTCAAAGGTGAAATTCTGGAGCTGAAGAACACGATAAATACGATGGTGGACCAGTTGAACTCGTTCGCCGGAGAAGTGACCCGTGTTGCTCGTGAGGTCGGTACTGAAGGGAAGCTGGGTGGTCAGGCGCAGGTGTCGGGGGTAGGAGGAACGTGGAAAGACCTGACGGACAATGTGAACTTCATGGCTTCCAACCTGACGGAGCAGGTTCGCGGAATCGTGAAGGTGGTGACCGCCGTCGCGAATGGCAATCTGACGCAGCGTCTGACGGTGCAGGCCAAGGGGGAAGTTGCCGCTCTGGCGGACACGATTAATAACATGACGGACACCCTCGCAACGTTTGCCGATCAGGTAACGAACGTGGCCCGTGAGGTGGGTGTCGAAGGGCGATTGGGAGGTCAGGCTCACGTCCCCGGTGCTGCAGGGACCTGGAAGGATCTGACTGGAAACGTCAACCTGCTGGCCGCAAATCTGACGACGCAGGTCCGTGCGATCGCTGAGGTGGCTACGGCGGTGACGAAGGGAGACTTAACTCGTTCAATTCAGGTTGAGACGCGCGGCGAGGTCGCCGAACTCAAAGACAACATCAACACGATGATTTCGAACCTGCGAGAAACGACACAGCGAAACCGTGAGCAGGACTGGCTCAAAACGAACCTCGCCAAGTTCACGGGGATGTTACAAGGTCAACGGGAACTGAGTACTGTCGGGCAGTTGCTGCTGATGGAACTGGCGCCGCTCGTCGACGCACATCAGGGAACGATTTATCACCTGACAGACCATCAGGGCAGCTCAACGCTCAAGTTGCTGTCGAGCTACGCGCACGTCGGCAGCCGCCAGTTCGAGGCAGAGATTCGGCCAGGCTCGGGTCTGGTCGGCCAGTGTGCGGTCGACAAGAAGCGAATACTGCTGACGAACGTTCCACCCGATTTTATCTCGATCCATTCGAGCCTTGGTCATGCGCAGCACCTCAGCATCATCGTGCTGCCGGTCCTGTTTGAAGGACAGACAAAGGCGGTGATTGAATTGGCGACGCTTCAGCAGTTTAGTGCGGGATCGCTCGCATTTCTGGAACTGCTGACGCAAAGCATCGGAGCTGTCTTCAATACGATCGAGGCGACGATGCGGACTGAAGGCCTGCTGTCGCAATCGCAGCAACTGACCGTCGAACTTCAGTCCCGTCAGAGTGAACTTCAGCAAACGAACCGTGAACTGGGGCTGAAAGCCAAACTGCTGGCCGAGCAGAACGAAGAAGTGGAACGGAAGAACCGGGAAGTGGAACAGGCCCGCAGGGCGCTGGAAGAAAAAGCCGAGGAACTTGCGCTGACATCCAAGTACAAGTCCGAGTTCCTGGCGAACATGTCTCATGAACTCCGAACGCCGCTGAATTCGATTCTGATTCTCAGTCAGCAGCTCGCGGGAAATTCGGGCGGCAACCTGACTCCCAGGCAGATCGAGTTCTCGCGCAACATCAACTCCTCCGGCTCGGACCTGCTGCATCTGATCAATGACATTCTGGACCTGTCGAAGATCGAATCGGGCACGGTCACCGTCGACGTCGAAGAGATTCCGTTTGCGGGACTGCGGGATACCATCGACCGGAACTTCCGTCACGTGGCCGAAGCGAAGAACCTTCCGTTCAATGTCCACTTCTCCGAAGACCTTCCACGGTCCATGGACACCGACCCAAAACGATTGCAGCAGATTCTGAAAAACCTGCTTTCGAACGCGGTCAAATTTACCTCCCACGGACACGTCGAAGTGGGAGTTCGGTTCGCGACGGAAGGATGGAGTATCGATCATCCCGTGCTCAATTCGACCCAGCAGGTGCTTGCATTCTCGGTGGAAGATACCGGGATCGGGGTTCCCCCTGACAAGCAACGACTGATTTTCGAAGCCTTCCAGCAGGCGGATGCGGGGACGTCTCGCAAGTATGGTGGAACGGGGTTGGGGCTGGCGATCAGTCGCGAGCTGGCCATCCTGCTAGGGGGCGAGATTAAACTGACCAGCATCCATGGTCAGGGAAGCACATTCACGCTTTATCTTCCACTGCACTATTCGGGGCCCGCGAATTCTCCGAGCCCCGCCGCAACCAGCAATCTCGTACCAGATGTGGCTCAGAGCATTACTGTACGGCCAATGGTCGCCGAAGAACATGTCGAAGATGATCGCAAGGCCATCGACGAGGGTGACCTGATCATGCTGATTATCGAGGATGATCCTCATTATGCCCGAATTCTGCTGGGATTGGCGCGAGATAAAGGTTTCAAAGGAATCGTTGGAAATAAGGGATCGTTAGGGCTGTCATTAGCACGACAATTCAATCCGACAGCGATTTCTTTAGATATCTTCCTGCCTGACATGCTCGGCTGGACCGTGCTGAATCAGTTAAAGCTGGATCCTGTTACCAGACACATTCCTGTACTGGTTGTTTCGATGGAAGAGGAACGTCAGCATGGTCTGGCACATGGCGCGTTCGCGTGTCTCGTCAAGTCATCGACGACGGAGGGGCTGGAGACAGCTTTTGATCGGATCAGGCATTTCATCAGTAACACAACAAAACGACTTCTGATCGTCGAAGACAACGACATCGAACGGCAGTCGATCGTCGATCTGCTTGCACACAGCGATGTGGAAATTGTTGCCGCGGGCTCGGGCGGCGAAGCGAAGGCCGCCATCGAAGAAGGATCTTTCGACTGCATGGTTCTCGACCTGAGGCTGCCCGATATGTCGGGTTTTGAACTGCTTGAGTACCTTCAAAAACAGACGCCGAAACCGGATATTCCCGTCGTGGTCTTCACAGGGAAAGAACTTTCCATGGAGGAACAGAACCGTCTGAAGGTGATGGCAAGAAGTATTATTCTCAAGGACGTGCAGTCGCCGGAAAGGCTGCTTGACGAGACGGCGCTATTTTTGCATCGCGTCGTCACCGATCTACCGGTGGAAAAACGCAAGATGCTGGAGCGACTGCATAATTCCAACGAAGTCTTGCATCATCGAAAGATACTGGTTGTGGATGATGATGCCCGTAACATCTTTGCATTGACGTCGTTGCTTGAGAATCAGGAAATGGACGTACTGACCGCGACGAACGGCCGGGCGGCGATTGAAATGATCAGGAATACGCCCGACCTGAGTATGGTTCTCATGGACATCATGATGCCGGAAATGGACGGTTACGAAACGATGCGGGAGATCCGCAAAGACCCCGAATTTCGTACGCTGCCGATCCTGGCCCTGACGGCAAAGGCAATGAAAGGCGATCGGGAGAAATGCCTCGACGCCGGCGCAAGTGACTACATCGCCAAACCGGTGAATACGGACCAGTTACTCTCGTTGTTGCGTGTCTGGCTGTTCCGATAG